One Anas platyrhynchos isolate ZD024472 breed Pekin duck chromosome 10, IASCAAS_PekinDuck_T2T, whole genome shotgun sequence genomic window carries:
- the AMER1 gene encoding APC membrane recruitment protein 1 isoform X2, with amino-acid sequence MEAACAEEPAGSRSQSAACRQRKGSEQQPEENGERLSQRSDASVAAVEQQQQPQAPPGKLKKTAFKLFGGKRSICTLPSFFSGRNKGQGKGASKKGLSKSKTHDGISGAVYDEGSRVQLESPSDGSKDSHPCPLPSSQSVHVAIDTSVRFDFGRQDGSPPGSSEGCEKKPSGDKSTFPRPKKGLKGLLNSIRRHRKSKVAECEKAELPEWAGGSEEANKARGTGTETQGATEERGPGSAPLAAACPGSSEDNCSVGTTTNSGEAAEPEWLGAEQGSPEGDGVAMPGDRDALDAKSEAAAAVCAESEYGHLPVALHPDLADNDPPSLHSGDQLSLIFGDVTSLKSFDSLTGCGDIIAEPDILSIAESTISVERSRDAAKRSSCLVTYQGGGEEMAMPEEAEEYLQQMWDSATEGDGGYEAQLPPAGSGHDAQAASGELEARGLQEAEALVELLTPQSDQQESAPNSDEGYYDSTTPGPEDEGGDGLCEMKKERLPRDSYSGDALYEFYEPDDALLSPSHGEEPLFESKVSRPEIFSYFLDFCLPAEKGLLQMMDRKMGVMETEEERLAAIQKELLYWELQREPVLKRLDAPREKQYLECKTRAASSIGKNQSGLGSEQIASQAPNRSVSSGVSGARGENPEWRDFPGPLCPENCYNSQKAQGSCLIQLMKNNPGFDPDPDRALFGGSVHVAPSKTGPFPGYRPQECESCSQSDRRDGAEAAPGEPQADGEREPEHAVSFSQALVEFTSSGTLFSSLSESLGSSDSGSSFTQNLPVLPTMVTFDIVDVEQEGEGECEQHLEMNADEDIAASFEAFDDSYVQKESFAECDERMFPGYPQGSFQSCNWGVASLPRHLRLHGLSPAMPAPLSINRRSRSLDTESLEFELADLQVSKNGLKPCQLWSKRDKKDSDGARRSKEDAELAAPAARATAPEYNTQCKTRPQCPAPVLLE; translated from the exons atgGAAGCAGCGTGCGCCGAGGAGCCGGCCGGGAGCAGGTCCCAGTCCGCCGCGTGCCGGCAGCGCAAGGGCAGCGAGCAGCAGCCCGAGGAGAACGGCGAGCGGCTGTCCCAGCGCAGCGACGCCTCGGTGGCAgctgtggagcagcagcagcagccccaggccccccccGGCAAGCTGAAGAAAACTGCTTTCAAGCTGTTCGGAGGGAAGAGGAGCATCTGCACGCTGCCCAGCTTCTTCAGCGGCAGGAACAAAGGCCAGGGGAAAGGAGCCTCGAAAAAGGGGCTCAGTAAAAGTAAGACCCACGATGGGATCAGCGGCGCTGTGTACGACGAGGGCAGCAGGGTGCAGCTGGAAAGCCCTTCGGATGGAAGCAAGGACTCGCATCCTTGCCCGCTGCCGAGCTCCCAAAGCGTCCATGTGGCCATAGACACCAGCGTCAGGTTTGATTTTGGCAGACAGGACGGCTCTCCGCCAGGGAGCAGCGAGGGCTGTGAGAAGAAGCCCTCTGGAGACAAGTCAACCTTCCCCAGACCGAAAAAAGGCCTGAAGGGGCTGCTGAACAGCATCCGGCGTCACCGCAAGAGCAAGGTGGCTGAGTGTGAGAAAGCAGAGCTCCCCGAGTGGGCTGGGGGCTCCGAGGAGGCCAACAAAGCTCGAGGCACGGGGACGGAAACCCAAGGAGCCACAGAGGAAAGGGGACCTGGGTCTGCGCCCCTCGCTGccgcctgcccggggagctcgGAGGATAACTGCTCGGTCGGCACCACCACCAACTCCGGGGAGGCTGCTGAGCCAGAgtggctgggggctgagcagggcagcCCCGAGGGTGATGGGGTGGCGATGCCGGGGGACCGGGACGCCCTGGATGCAAAATCGGAGGCGGCCGCCGCCGTCTGTGCGGAGTCTGAGTACGGCCACCTCCCCGTGGCCCTGCACCCCGACTTGGCAGACAACGACCCTCCCTCGCTGCACTCCGGGGACCAGCTGAGCCTCATCTTTGGAGATGTCACCTCCCTGAAGAGCTTCGATTCCCTCACGGGCTGCGGGGACATCATCGCCGAGCCCGACATCCTCAGCATCGCCGAGAGCACCATCTCTGTGGAGCGCAGCAGAGACGCTGCGAAACGCAGCTCCTGCCTCGTCACCTACCAGGGCGGCGGGGAGGAGATGGCCATGCCGGAGGAGGCAGAGGAATACCTCCAGCAGATGTGGGACAGCGCCACCGAGGGGGACGGGGGCTACGAAGCCCAGCTGCCGCCCGCCGGGAGCGGCCACGACGCGCAGGCGGCGAGCGGCGAGCTGGAGGCGCGTGGTTTGCAGGAGGCAGAAGCCCTCGTCGAGCTCCTGACGCCGCAGAGCGACCAGCAGGAGTCCGCACCCAACAGCGACGAGGGGTATTACGACTCCACCACGCCGGGGCCGGAGGACGAAGGCGGGGATGGGCTTTGCGAGATGAAGAAGGAGCGCCTGCCCAGGGACAGCTACAGCGGCGATGCGCTCTACGAGTTCTACGAGCCGGATGACGCGCTGCTGAGTCCCTCGCACGGGGAGGAGCCCCTGTTCGAGAGCAAAGTGTCTCGCCCGGAGATCTTCAGCTACTTCTTGGACTTCTGTCTCCCTGCTGAGAAGGGCTTGCTCCAGATGATGGATCGGAAGATGGGCGTTATGGAAACGGAGGAGGAGCGGCTGGCTGCCATCCAGAAGGAGCTGCTCTACTGGGAGCTGCAGAGGGAACCGGTCCTGAAGCGGCTCGATGCTCCCCGGGAAAAGCAGTACCTTGAATGTAAAACCAGAGCAGCCAGCTCGATTGGCAAAAATCAGAGTGGCCTTGGTAGTGAGCAGATTGCCTCTCAAGCTCCAAACAGGAGCGTGAGTAGCGGGGTTTCGGGGGCAAGAGGCGAAAACCCGGAGTGGAGGGACTTTCCAGGGCCTTTGTGTCCAGAGAACTGTTACAACAGCCAAAAAGCCCAAGGAAGTTGCCTTATTCAGCTCATGAAGAACAACCCAGGGTTCGATCCCGACCCGGACCGGGCGTTGTTCGGGGGGTCCGTCCACGTGGCCCCATCCAAAACGGGGCCGTTCCCTGGCTACAGGCCTCAGGAGTGCGAGAGCTGCTCGCAGAGCGACCGCCGCGACGGGGCCGAGGCCGCCCCCGGGGAGCCCCAGGCCGACGGCGAGCGTGAGCCCGAGCACGCCGTGAGCTTCTCGCAAGCACTCGTGGAGTTCACCAGCAGCGGGaccctcttctccagcctctcgGAGAGCCTGGGCAGCTCCGACTCCGGCTCCTCCTTCACGCAGAACCTCCCCGTCCTCCCCACCATGGTCACCTTTGACATCGTGGACGTGGAGCAGGAAGGGGAAGGCGAGTGCGAGCAGCACCTGGAGATGAACGCCGACGAGGACATCGCCGCGTCCTTCGAGGCCTTCGACGACAGCTACGTGCAGAAAGAGTCGTTCGCTGAATGTGACGAGAGAATGTTCCCCGGGTACCCCCAGGGCTCCTTCCAGAGCTGCAACTGGGGTGTCGCCAGCCTCCCCCGCCACCTGCGCCTGCACGGGCTCAGCCCGGCCATGCCAGCGCCGCTCTCCATCAACAGGAGGAGCAGGTCCCTGGACACGGAGAGCCTCGAGTTCGAGCTCGCCGACCTGCAGGTGTCCAAGAACGGCCTTAAGCCTTGCCAGCTCTGGTCTAAACGGGACAAAAAGGACTCGGACGGTGCGAGAAGGAGCAAAGAGGACGCCGagctggctgctcctgcag cgCGAGCCACCGCTCCCGAATACAATACACAATGCAAAACGCGGCCCCAGTGCCCGGCCCCAGTGCTGCTAGAATAA
- the AMER1 gene encoding APC membrane recruitment protein 1 isoform X1, protein MEAACAEEPAGSRSQSAACRQRKGSEQQPEENGERLSQRSDASVAAVEQQQQPQAPPGKLKKTAFKLFGGKRSICTLPSFFSGRNKGQGKGASKKGLSKSKTHDGISGAVYDEGSRVQLESPSDGSKDSHPCPLPSSQSVHVAIDTSVRFDFGRQDGSPPGSSEGCEKKPSGDKSTFPRPKKGLKGLLNSIRRHRKSKVAECEKAELPEWAGGSEEANKARGTGTETQGATEERGPGSAPLAAACPGSSEDNCSVGTTTNSGEAAEPEWLGAEQGSPEGDGVAMPGDRDALDAKSEAAAAVCAESEYGHLPVALHPDLADNDPPSLHSGDQLSLIFGDVTSLKSFDSLTGCGDIIAEPDILSIAESTISVERSRDAAKRSSCLVTYQGGGEEMAMPEEAEEYLQQMWDSATEGDGGYEAQLPPAGSGHDAQAASGELEARGLQEAEALVELLTPQSDQQESAPNSDEGYYDSTTPGPEDEGGDGLCEMKKERLPRDSYSGDALYEFYEPDDALLSPSHGEEPLFESKVSRPEIFSYFLDFCLPAEKGLLQMMDRKMGVMETEEERLAAIQKELLYWELQREPVLKRLDAPREKQYLECKTRAASSIGKNQSGLGSEQIASQAPNRSVSSGVSGARGENPEWRDFPGPLCPENCYNSQKAQGSCLIQLMKNNPGFDPDPDRALFGGSVHVAPSKTGPFPGYRPQECESCSQSDRRDGAEAAPGEPQADGEREPEHAVSFSQALVEFTSSGTLFSSLSESLGSSDSGSSFTQNLPVLPTMVTFDIVDVEQEGEGECEQHLEMNADEDIAASFEAFDDSYVQKESFAECDERMFPGYPQGSFQSCNWGVASLPRHLRLHGLSPAMPAPLSINRRSRSLDTESLEFELADLQVSKNGLKPCQLWSKRDKKDSDGARRSKEDAELAAPAGGEADGVLGWPGLQHLQYDAELAAGGAKRWGFAPAAGLESGWEPSEQPHADSPFLSLSRGSAREALERRPQEPEPDRQLVRPSNLPLQADTRQPPEAPGAYRYHHGEVAAKKLARVLPLGEPEPPPPSFGFAQSPEKPAKCKPVGVAQGVPQFHDDSTETLKNPSCFVERCGSAGQELLKGRATQGSALPAGCPNPSLNREPPLPNTIHNAKRGPSARPQCC, encoded by the exons atgGAAGCAGCGTGCGCCGAGGAGCCGGCCGGGAGCAGGTCCCAGTCCGCCGCGTGCCGGCAGCGCAAGGGCAGCGAGCAGCAGCCCGAGGAGAACGGCGAGCGGCTGTCCCAGCGCAGCGACGCCTCGGTGGCAgctgtggagcagcagcagcagccccaggccccccccGGCAAGCTGAAGAAAACTGCTTTCAAGCTGTTCGGAGGGAAGAGGAGCATCTGCACGCTGCCCAGCTTCTTCAGCGGCAGGAACAAAGGCCAGGGGAAAGGAGCCTCGAAAAAGGGGCTCAGTAAAAGTAAGACCCACGATGGGATCAGCGGCGCTGTGTACGACGAGGGCAGCAGGGTGCAGCTGGAAAGCCCTTCGGATGGAAGCAAGGACTCGCATCCTTGCCCGCTGCCGAGCTCCCAAAGCGTCCATGTGGCCATAGACACCAGCGTCAGGTTTGATTTTGGCAGACAGGACGGCTCTCCGCCAGGGAGCAGCGAGGGCTGTGAGAAGAAGCCCTCTGGAGACAAGTCAACCTTCCCCAGACCGAAAAAAGGCCTGAAGGGGCTGCTGAACAGCATCCGGCGTCACCGCAAGAGCAAGGTGGCTGAGTGTGAGAAAGCAGAGCTCCCCGAGTGGGCTGGGGGCTCCGAGGAGGCCAACAAAGCTCGAGGCACGGGGACGGAAACCCAAGGAGCCACAGAGGAAAGGGGACCTGGGTCTGCGCCCCTCGCTGccgcctgcccggggagctcgGAGGATAACTGCTCGGTCGGCACCACCACCAACTCCGGGGAGGCTGCTGAGCCAGAgtggctgggggctgagcagggcagcCCCGAGGGTGATGGGGTGGCGATGCCGGGGGACCGGGACGCCCTGGATGCAAAATCGGAGGCGGCCGCCGCCGTCTGTGCGGAGTCTGAGTACGGCCACCTCCCCGTGGCCCTGCACCCCGACTTGGCAGACAACGACCCTCCCTCGCTGCACTCCGGGGACCAGCTGAGCCTCATCTTTGGAGATGTCACCTCCCTGAAGAGCTTCGATTCCCTCACGGGCTGCGGGGACATCATCGCCGAGCCCGACATCCTCAGCATCGCCGAGAGCACCATCTCTGTGGAGCGCAGCAGAGACGCTGCGAAACGCAGCTCCTGCCTCGTCACCTACCAGGGCGGCGGGGAGGAGATGGCCATGCCGGAGGAGGCAGAGGAATACCTCCAGCAGATGTGGGACAGCGCCACCGAGGGGGACGGGGGCTACGAAGCCCAGCTGCCGCCCGCCGGGAGCGGCCACGACGCGCAGGCGGCGAGCGGCGAGCTGGAGGCGCGTGGTTTGCAGGAGGCAGAAGCCCTCGTCGAGCTCCTGACGCCGCAGAGCGACCAGCAGGAGTCCGCACCCAACAGCGACGAGGGGTATTACGACTCCACCACGCCGGGGCCGGAGGACGAAGGCGGGGATGGGCTTTGCGAGATGAAGAAGGAGCGCCTGCCCAGGGACAGCTACAGCGGCGATGCGCTCTACGAGTTCTACGAGCCGGATGACGCGCTGCTGAGTCCCTCGCACGGGGAGGAGCCCCTGTTCGAGAGCAAAGTGTCTCGCCCGGAGATCTTCAGCTACTTCTTGGACTTCTGTCTCCCTGCTGAGAAGGGCTTGCTCCAGATGATGGATCGGAAGATGGGCGTTATGGAAACGGAGGAGGAGCGGCTGGCTGCCATCCAGAAGGAGCTGCTCTACTGGGAGCTGCAGAGGGAACCGGTCCTGAAGCGGCTCGATGCTCCCCGGGAAAAGCAGTACCTTGAATGTAAAACCAGAGCAGCCAGCTCGATTGGCAAAAATCAGAGTGGCCTTGGTAGTGAGCAGATTGCCTCTCAAGCTCCAAACAGGAGCGTGAGTAGCGGGGTTTCGGGGGCAAGAGGCGAAAACCCGGAGTGGAGGGACTTTCCAGGGCCTTTGTGTCCAGAGAACTGTTACAACAGCCAAAAAGCCCAAGGAAGTTGCCTTATTCAGCTCATGAAGAACAACCCAGGGTTCGATCCCGACCCGGACCGGGCGTTGTTCGGGGGGTCCGTCCACGTGGCCCCATCCAAAACGGGGCCGTTCCCTGGCTACAGGCCTCAGGAGTGCGAGAGCTGCTCGCAGAGCGACCGCCGCGACGGGGCCGAGGCCGCCCCCGGGGAGCCCCAGGCCGACGGCGAGCGTGAGCCCGAGCACGCCGTGAGCTTCTCGCAAGCACTCGTGGAGTTCACCAGCAGCGGGaccctcttctccagcctctcgGAGAGCCTGGGCAGCTCCGACTCCGGCTCCTCCTTCACGCAGAACCTCCCCGTCCTCCCCACCATGGTCACCTTTGACATCGTGGACGTGGAGCAGGAAGGGGAAGGCGAGTGCGAGCAGCACCTGGAGATGAACGCCGACGAGGACATCGCCGCGTCCTTCGAGGCCTTCGACGACAGCTACGTGCAGAAAGAGTCGTTCGCTGAATGTGACGAGAGAATGTTCCCCGGGTACCCCCAGGGCTCCTTCCAGAGCTGCAACTGGGGTGTCGCCAGCCTCCCCCGCCACCTGCGCCTGCACGGGCTCAGCCCGGCCATGCCAGCGCCGCTCTCCATCAACAGGAGGAGCAGGTCCCTGGACACGGAGAGCCTCGAGTTCGAGCTCGCCGACCTGCAGGTGTCCAAGAACGGCCTTAAGCCTTGCCAGCTCTGGTCTAAACGGGACAAAAAGGACTCGGACGGTGCGAGAAGGAGCAAAGAGGACGCCGagctggctgctcctgcaggtggGGAGGCCGACGGTGTGCTGGGCTGGCCGGGCTTGCAGCACCTGCAGTACGACGCCGAGCTGGCTGCCGGGGGGGCGAAACGCTGGGGCTTTGCTCCggctgctgggctggagagCGGCTGGGAGCCGTCCGAGCAGCCCCACGCCGACTCCCCCTTTCTGTCCCTTTCCCGCGGCAGCGCCAGGGAGGCTCTGGAGAGGCGGCCCCAGGAGCCGGAGCCGGACAGGCAGCTGGTCAGGCCGTCCAATTTACCTCTGCAGGCCGACACGAGGCAGCCCCCGGAGGCGCCCGGTGCCTACAGGTACCACCACGGAGAAGTGGCGGCCAAAAAGCTCGCCCGAGTCTTACCCCTGGGCGAGCCGGAGCCGCCACCGCCGAGCTTCGGCTTCGCTCAGTCCCCGGAGAAACCAGCCAAGTGCAAACCCGTCGGCGTGGCCCAGGGGGTGCCCCAGTTTCACGACGACAGCACCGAAACCTTAAAAAACCCCTCCTGCTTCGTGGAGCGCTGCGGGAGCGCCGGCCAAGAGCTGCTGAAAGGGAGAGCCACGCAGGGCAGCGCGCTGCCCGCCGGCTGCCCGAACCCTTCGCTGAAT cgCGAGCCACCGCTCCCGAATACAATACACAATGCAAAACGCGGCCCCAGTGCCCGGCCCCAGTGCTGCTAG